The Halichoerus grypus chromosome 15, mHalGry1.hap1.1, whole genome shotgun sequence genome includes a window with the following:
- the CEBPA gene encoding CCAAT/enhancer-binding protein alpha, which yields MESADFYEAEPRPPMSSHLQSPPHAPSSAAFGFPRGAGSAQPPAPPAAPEPLGGICEHETSIDISAYIDPAAFNDEFLADLFQHSRQQEKAKAAAAPAGAGGGDFDYTGAPGGPGGAVMPGGAHGPPPGYGCAAAGYLDGRLEPLYERVGAPALRPLVIKQEPREEDEAKQLALAGLFPYQPPPPPPPPHPHPHPPPAHLAAPHLQFQIAHCGQTTMHLQPGHPTPPPTPVPSPHPAPALGPAGLPGPGGALKGLAAAHPDLRAGGGGGAGKVKKSVDKNSNEYRVRRERNNIAVRKSRDKAKQRNVETQQKVLELTSDNDRLRKRVEQLSRELDTLRGIFRQLPESSLVKAMGNCA from the coding sequence ATGGAGTCGGCCGACTTCTACGAGGCGGAGCCGCGGCCCCCGATGAGCAGCCACCTCCAGAGTCCCCCGCACGCGCCCAGCAGCGCCGCCTTCGGCTTTCCCCGGGGCGCGGGCTCCGCGCaaccccccgccccacctgccGCCCCGGAGCCGCTGGGCGGCATCTGCGAACACGAGACGTCCATCGACATCAGCGCCTACATCGACCCGGCCGCCTTCAACGACGAGTTCCTGGCCGACCTGTTCCAGCACAGCCGGCAGCAGGAGAAGGCCAAGGCGGCCGCGGCCCCCGCGGGAGCCGGCGGCGGCGACTTTGACTACACGGGCGCCCCCGGGGGCCCCGGCGGCGCCGTGATGCCCGGAGGGGCGCACGGGCCCCCTCCTGGCTACGGCTGCGCGGCGGCCGGCTACCTGGACGGCAGGCTGGAGCCCCTGTACGAGCGCGTCGGGGCGCCGGCGCTGCGGCCGCTGGTGATCAAGCAGGAGCCGCGCGAGGAGGACGAGGCGAAGCAGCTGGCGCTGGCCGGCCTCTTCCCCtaccagccgccgccgccgccgcccccgccgcacccgcacccgcacccgcCGCCCGCGCACCTGGCCGCCCCGCACCTGCAGTTCCAGATCGCGCACTGCGGCCAGACCACCATGCACCTGCAGCCCGGCCACCCCACGCCGCCGCCCACGCCCGTGCCCAGCCCTCACCCAGCGCCGGCTCTCGGCCCCGCTGGCTTGCCGGGCCCTGGCGGCGCGCTCAAGGGGCTAGCCGCTGCGCACCCCGACCTccgcgcgggcggcggcggcggcgcgggcaaAGTCAAGAAGTCGGTGGACAAGAACAGCAACGAGTACCGGGTGCGGCGCGAGCGCAACAACATCGCCGTGCGCAAGAGCCGGGACAAGGCCAAGCAGCGCAACGTGGAGACACAGCAGAAGGTGCTGGAGCTGACCAGTGACAATGACCGCCTGCGCAAGCGGGTGGAACAGCTGAGCCGCGAACTGGACACGCTGCGGGGTATCTTCCGCCAGCTGCCCGAGAGCTCCCTGGTCAAGGCCATGGGCAACTGCGCGTGA